In Pyrus communis chromosome 8, drPyrComm1.1, whole genome shotgun sequence, one genomic interval encodes:
- the LOC137742414 gene encoding small ribosomal subunit protein eS24z-like — protein sequence MADTKAVTIRTRKFMTNRLLSRKQFVIDVLHPGRPNVSKAELKEKLARLYEVRDPNAIFVFKFRTHFGGGKSTGFGLIYDSVENAKKYEPKYRLIRNGLDTKVEKSRKQLKERKNRAKKIRGVKKTKAGDAAKAKKK from the exons ATGGCGGATACCAAGGCAGTGACGATCCGTACGAGGAAGTTCATGACCAATCGCCTTCTCTCCAGAAAGCAATTC GTCATCGATGTTCTGCATCCTGGCCGACCCAATGTCTCAAAG GCGGAGTTGAAGGAGAAACTTGCGAGGTTGTACGAGGTGAGGGACCCAAATGCCATCTTCGTATTCAAGTTCCGCACCCATTTTGGAGGGGGGAAGTCTACTGGTTTCGGTTTGATCTATGATTCTGTAGAGAATGCCAAGAAGTACGAGCCCAAGTACAGGCTGATCAGG AATGGACTGGATACAAAGGTTGAAAAATCAAGGAAACAACTCAAGGAAAGGAAGAACAGAGCCAAGAAGATTCGTGGAGTTAAGAAG ACAAAGGCCGGTGATGCTGCCAAGGCGAAGAAGAAATGA
- the LOC137742179 gene encoding uncharacterized protein — protein MGRPSSTIHIPERRHRSDHENGRYPPHSDSSGDNRYQRRSPSYENYDRYDNRRHRNPSGTPPRRNPRGNGGGPESLARRRSPSYEDYERHDNRRYRNRSGSPDYPNPRRSPRANGGPDSLPKKFGRGGNRLDRNGGRVESEESDEELKGLSFEEYRRLKRQKLRKSGKFCIWELTPSPPRVENDEFEFVGKADVISERYGEEENIESQDKKKEKEKSESESKSDSESEDLRSRKRKKSSGSKRRSRKSRYSDSESESESESDDESDEEEDRRTRKKSKSRSKRSRSRRERRRKRKSRRSSSSESDESEDSDSEVSDSKKKKKKQRKSLSRSKKKESETEMESEKSDSEKGLDSEVDAMAATLVEEEMMKDESNAEALKFKEIFEAQKKLSLDDEPVVGPMPLPRAEGHISYGGALRPGEGDAIAQYVQQGKRIPRRGEVGLSADEIQKFENLGYVMSGSRHQRMNAIRIRKENQVYSAEDKRALAMFNYEEKAKREHKVMADLQRLVQRHIGQDVGPTHDPFSGKEKEIADA, from the coding sequence ATGGGGAGGCCATCATCCACCATCCACATACCGGAGAGACGACACCGTTCCGATCACGAGAACGGCCGGTACCCACCGCACTCCGACTCATCCGGCGACAACCGATACCAGCGTCGCAGCCCCAGCTACGAAAACTACGACCGCTACGACAACCGCCGCCACCGAAACCCCTCGGGAACGCCCCCTAGACGAAACCCTAGGGGCAACGGAGGAGGCCCGGAATCCTTGGCTCGGCGTCGCAGCCCCAGCTATGAGGACTACGAGCGGCACGACAACCGCCGCTACCGAAATCGCTCGGGCTCGCCCGATTACCCGAACCCTAGACGAAGCCCTAGGGCTAATGGGGGGCCGGACTCTCTGCCGAAGAAATTCGGGCGTGGCGGGAACCGTCTGGACCGGAATGGAGGACGGGTGGAATCGGAGGAGTCCGACGAGGAGCTGAAGGGGCTGAGTTTCGAGGAGTACAGGAGGCTCAAGAGGCAGAAGCTGAGGAAATCGGGGAAGTTTTGTATTTGGGAATTGACGCCCAGCCCGCCTAGGGTTGAGAACGATGAGTTCGAATTCGTGGGTAAGGCTGATGTGATTTCGGAGCGGTATGGCGAGGAGGAGAATATTGAATCGCAGgacaagaagaaagagaaggagaagtcCGAGTCTGAATCCAAATCCGATTCTGAATCGGAGGATTTGAGGTcgaggaaaaggaagaagagttCGGGTTCGAAGCGCAGGAGTAGGAAATCGAGATATAGTGATAGTGAATCGGAGAGTGAGAGCGAAAGTGATGATGAATCGGATGAAGAGGAGGATCGTAGAACGAGAAAGAAGTCGAAAAGTAGGAGTAAGAGAAGCAGGAGCAGAAGagaaaggagaagaaagaggaagagcaGGCGTAGTAGCAGTAGCGAGTCGGATGAGAGCGAAGACAGTGATAGTGAGGTTTCAgattcgaagaagaagaagaagaaacagcgAAAGTCTCTCAGTCGGAGTAAGAAGAAAGAGTCGGAAACTGAAATGGAGAGTGAGAAATCGGACTCGGAGAAGGGTTTGGATTCTGAGGTTGATGCCATGGCTGCTACTTTAGTGGAAGAGGAGATGATGAAGGATGAGAGTAATGCGGAGGCATTGAAGTTTAAGGAGATTTTCGAGGCTCAGAAGAAGCTGTCATTGGACGATGAACCAGTGGTTGGGCCAATGCCCTTGCCTAGAGCTGAAGGGCATATTAGTTATGGTGGGGCTCTGAGGCCTGGTGAAGGTGATGCCATTGCACAATATGTTCAGCAAGGGAAGCGTATTCCGCGGAGAGGAGAAGTGGGTCTTTCGGCTGATGAGATTCAGAAGTTTGAGAACCTTGGGTATGTAATGAGTGGTAGTAGGCACCAGAGAATGAATGCCATTCGTATTAGGAAGGAAAACCAGGTTTACAGTGCTGAGGACAAGCGGGCTTTGGCCATGTTCAACTACGAGGAGAAAGCTAAGCGCGAGCACAAGGTCATGGCAGATTTGCAGCGGCTGGTTCAGCGCCATATTGGGCAGGATGTCGGACCTACTCATGACCCTTTTTCCGGGAAGGAAAAAGAGATTGCTGATGCTTAG
- the LOC137741527 gene encoding uncharacterized protein yields the protein MLMMRDFPSCFGENGVQVADFSSSSSSSRATKAAQNLVSCVYQCKLKGRLCLITVTWTKNLMGQGLAIEIDDAASHCLCRVEIKPWIFSKRKGLKNLEVDSTKIDIFWDLTNAKFGSGPEPLEKFYLALMFDQEIVLFLGDLKREDFKSPAGSNSKSKSKSNSKSKSTAEFVAKREHICGKKIYGAKAQFCDLGKTHDVKIECETAGGLHEAYLVICIDSKTVLQVKRLNWKFRGNHTIVVDGMRVEVFWDVHNWLFGNSMGDAVFMFQTCLNVAADESKKLWTGLPVLDPSVFTWSSSSEQLRENQLQDFGFSLVLHAWKNE from the exons ATGCTTATGATGAGGGACTTCCCTTCTTGTTTTGGTGAAAATGGTGTTCAAGTTGCAGATttttcatcatcatcttcttcctcaagagccACAAAAGCTGCCCAGAACTTGGTTTCCTGCGTCTACCAGTGCAAATTAAAGGGCAGATTGTGTTTGATCACTGTGACATGGACCAAGAATCTGATGGGGCAAGGCCTTGCCATTGAAATCGACGATGCAGCCAGTCATTGCCTCTGCAGAGTTGAGATTAAGCCATGGATTTTCTCCAAGAGAAAAGGGTTGAAGAATTTGGAGGTGGACTCTACGAAAATTGACATCTTTTGGGATTTAACAAATGCCAAGTTTGGTTCAGGACCTGAACCATTGGAGAAGTTTTATCTAGCTCTTATGTTTGATCAAGAAATTGTTCTGTTTCTTGGGGATTTGAAGAGGGAGGATTTCAAAAGCCCTGCTGGGTCCAATTCCAagtccaaatccaaatccaattccaaatccaaatccacaGCCGAATTCGTTGCGAAAAGAGAGCACATTTGTGGGAAAAAAATTTATGGAGCAAAGGCACAGTTTTGTGATTTGGGCAAAACCCATGATGTGAAAATTGAGTGTGAAACTGCAGGTGGCCTCCATGAGGCATATCTTGTGATCTGCATTGACAGCAAGACTGTATTGCAG GTGAAGAGGTTGAATTGGAAGTTCAGAGGCAACCACACAATTGTGGTAGATGGGATGAGAGTTGAAGTGTTTTGGGATGTGCACAATTGGCTGTTTGGGAATTCAATGGGAGATGCAGTTTTCATGTTCCAAACTTGCCTCAATGTTGCTGCAGATGAAAGCAAGAAGTTATGGACTGGTTTGCCAGTTCTGGATCCTTCTGTGTTCACTTGGTCTTCTTCCTCTGAGCAGTTGAGAGAGAACCAGTTGCAGGATTTTGGGTTCTCACTGGTTTTGCATGCTTGGAAGAATGAATAG